In a genomic window of Temperatibacter marinus:
- a CDS encoding phage major capsid protein, which yields MELTDIKSAVDQYADAAETSMNSLQQRLEDVEMKMERPALLHSQQKVGETSLKSSHKHSFLRDFMIKGDASALRHVETKALSTTTGGDGGFAVPEIIDSQIEHLLKQLSPLRSLVKVKNIETSDYKKLVSIGGASSGWIGETGNRNVTDSPALKEIAITPGEIYANAAATQRALDDLQFDAESWLMDEVAEEFSLQESAAMVIGDGHHKPRGFLTAIMSDEKDEERDFGAIQFLSSGVEGAFPSENPADLLIDLIHCLKARYRKGAVFLMNSKTLSLIRKFKDSDGHFLWKASLKEGAPSLLLGYPVYEVEEMPDVANNSLSIAFGNFERGYLLVERSGTRVLRDPYSNKPYVHFYATRRIGGAVINSEAIKILKFGAT from the coding sequence ATGGAACTGACAGATATAAAATCAGCCGTGGATCAATACGCTGATGCTGCAGAAACGAGCATGAATAGTTTACAGCAAAGGCTAGAAGACGTTGAGATGAAAATGGAAAGGCCCGCCCTTTTGCATAGTCAACAGAAGGTTGGTGAGACTTCCTTGAAATCTTCTCACAAACATAGTTTTCTCAGAGACTTTATGATCAAAGGAGATGCATCTGCCCTGCGTCATGTTGAAACAAAAGCCTTATCAACCACGACGGGAGGAGACGGGGGATTTGCCGTCCCCGAAATAATTGACAGTCAAATTGAACATCTTCTGAAACAATTATCTCCGCTTAGATCACTTGTGAAAGTTAAGAATATAGAGACTTCAGATTATAAAAAATTAGTGAGTATTGGCGGTGCCTCTTCAGGCTGGATTGGTGAAACCGGCAATAGAAATGTTACTGACAGCCCCGCTTTAAAAGAAATCGCCATAACCCCAGGTGAAATATACGCTAACGCTGCTGCCACACAGAGAGCTCTTGATGACTTACAATTTGATGCGGAATCTTGGTTGATGGATGAAGTTGCAGAGGAATTTTCCCTTCAAGAATCTGCGGCTATGGTCATTGGAGATGGTCACCATAAACCAAGGGGGTTTTTGACTGCGATTATGAGTGATGAAAAGGATGAGGAACGTGATTTTGGTGCAATTCAGTTTCTGTCTTCTGGTGTCGAAGGGGCGTTTCCCAGTGAAAATCCTGCTGATCTATTGATTGATCTTATTCACTGTTTAAAAGCGCGCTATAGAAAAGGGGCTGTCTTTTTGATGAATAGTAAAACATTGTCGCTCATAAGAAAATTTAAGGATTCAGATGGTCATTTCCTTTGGAAAGCTAGCTTGAAGGAAGGGGCTCCAAGTTTGCTTCTTGGATATCCAGTTTATGAGGTTGAAGAGATGCCTGATGTTGCTAATAATAGCCTCTCTATTGCTTTCGGTAATTTCGAGCGAGGGTATCTTCTTGTAGAGCGCTCCGGCACTCGTGTTTTACGCGATCCCTATAGCAATAAACCTTATGTTCATTTTTATGCAACTCGAAGAATTGGTGGGGCAGTCATAAACAGTGAGGCGATAAAAATACTCAAATTTGGCGCAACCTAA
- a CDS encoding phage major tail protein, TP901-1 family, with protein sequence MIPQKGKDFLLLVEDMSNEGSFLQIGGFRSNSFSINGETVDITSKNSRGYRELLDGAGIKSLSTSGSGIFMSDETIKFVNGVALTGIIHTWQLVVPGMGSYTAPFALTTFEMSGEHNGEVTYSLSLESAGLVAYSR encoded by the coding sequence ATGATTCCACAAAAAGGAAAAGACTTTCTGTTGCTTGTTGAAGATATGTCCAACGAAGGCAGTTTTCTACAGATTGGCGGGTTCCGATCGAATAGTTTTTCGATCAATGGTGAAACTGTCGATATCACGTCAAAAAATTCCAGAGGCTATAGAGAATTGCTAGACGGGGCAGGTATTAAGTCTCTGTCTACTTCAGGCTCAGGTATTTTTATGAGTGATGAAACTATTAAATTCGTGAATGGTGTCGCTCTGACTGGAATTATACATACTTGGCAATTAGTGGTTCCTGGGATGGGCAGTTATACGGCGCCTTTTGCTCTCACGACTTTTGAAATGAGCGGTGAACATAATGGGGAAGTCACTTATTCCCTCAGCTTAGAAAGTGCGGGTTTGGTGGCTTATAGCAGATAG
- a CDS encoding phage tail protein gives MGLLSTLFRVFFSGPKQDRTVGIDTSGATAGLKIVYGTVKMTPITVYKCVSRDHMPVQSGKYDQELLPLSRAYEERRPYSDWLYKVDVWGLGPLTSIEQLWVDGEDSRSRKFTRRPYIRAHSQLGRPRQKAIVELSRVEGSQWTTQHRGFDICYSVHRFYASKNKPLFRAEPSTEALVKGRAVYDPRQRDQLASDPSTWAYSENSILIALDYLMAEYGIGANAEEIDWESWKQAATYCDATLLDIPDVMRHEEVQPGRIFDDRYNEWMEINQGDRYPDYRPKQTAGIRTLRRHEAHIALDPKRPAVENMRLLLEGLAWSMPWSNGKHKIILEHSVTQNDVVAHFDGHDIMGDVKISYGGLKDRYNQVTIEFLNANKNYEADAVSWPPFSKASNSIYQGYLAEDQNQKLHSRRKVEAISDFYQAQAFAEFLVRKSRVKTSIRSLPLSPRAILLEPGDVISLSLPNYTEATALFRVENIAFGHGLDPVVDLHLYEASVYGVTSEQEPYSPKVGKEWEIPESVDDLSAAAFKERNSDGTALFGFDLTWTTPSLTSGIDFIEIAWRAHRTGQAPEAEEEAYTETLVIPKEVSTAKIKGLKDNRSYDIRVSYRTALGQVSEISFLTAALPDYPTTVIAADTESVAGREAGDVDNDAQIGRELSEHNTTKLDPSSVEGLDIDVRTLQASGGELIVSAQDSLHEGGQIKLKGASVFPDYYVDNYLGHCRVVWPSENKEIFRFHVGGGFWFSNKKAFETYDQWLRINSTSGFSSGIYTGTSLIRTDNMIQVGSWGAAFSVNKYGSGFFAKEVTVVEEVKAGEAYQLSLDTRPEDVTPLTNGLALTLRLAGYQKTEAAVIGLPSYGFDYSEVRAIAPNLCMRDSRGRHYIAYPKVTVLNTEAIKSLHSSYQDLLRRVSILEERLSHRPYT, from the coding sequence ATGGGACTTTTAAGCACTCTTTTTCGCGTTTTCTTCTCGGGGCCCAAACAGGACCGGACAGTAGGCATTGATACATCTGGGGCCACCGCTGGATTGAAAATTGTATACGGGACCGTCAAAATGACCCCGATTACTGTTTATAAATGTGTTTCAAGGGATCATATGCCAGTTCAATCAGGAAAATATGATCAAGAGTTGTTACCTCTCTCGCGCGCTTATGAAGAGCGAAGACCATATTCAGACTGGCTTTATAAAGTAGATGTATGGGGCTTAGGGCCGCTGACATCTATTGAGCAGCTATGGGTTGACGGTGAAGATAGCAGAAGCAGAAAATTTACAAGGCGACCTTATATTAGAGCCCATTCACAATTGGGGAGACCACGCCAAAAGGCTATTGTTGAGTTATCGAGGGTAGAGGGATCTCAGTGGACAACACAACACCGCGGGTTTGATATTTGCTATAGTGTACACCGTTTTTATGCCTCCAAGAATAAACCCCTTTTTAGGGCAGAACCTAGTACGGAAGCACTTGTAAAGGGCAGGGCAGTCTATGATCCAAGACAGAGAGATCAGCTCGCTTCGGACCCTTCAACCTGGGCTTATAGTGAAAATTCAATATTAATCGCTCTGGATTATCTTATGGCCGAGTATGGCATCGGGGCAAACGCGGAAGAAATTGATTGGGAGAGTTGGAAACAAGCAGCAACTTACTGTGATGCCACGCTGTTAGATATTCCCGATGTCATGCGACACGAAGAAGTTCAACCAGGAAGAATTTTTGATGATCGTTATAATGAATGGATGGAAATCAATCAGGGGGATCGTTACCCTGATTACAGGCCAAAACAAACGGCTGGGATCAGAACGCTAAGACGTCATGAGGCACACATTGCTCTGGATCCTAAGCGGCCAGCCGTCGAGAATATGCGATTGCTTCTGGAAGGACTTGCTTGGTCAATGCCATGGTCAAATGGCAAACATAAAATTATCTTAGAACATTCAGTCACACAGAATGATGTTGTAGCTCATTTTGATGGGCATGATATCATGGGGGATGTAAAGATTTCATATGGAGGCCTAAAAGACCGCTATAATCAAGTCACCATAGAATTTTTGAATGCGAATAAAAATTATGAAGCTGATGCTGTCAGCTGGCCACCTTTCAGCAAAGCATCAAATAGTATTTATCAAGGCTATCTAGCAGAGGATCAAAATCAAAAACTTCATAGTCGCCGCAAAGTTGAAGCCATTTCTGATTTTTACCAAGCGCAAGCGTTCGCAGAATTTCTTGTTCGAAAGAGTAGAGTTAAAACATCGATCAGAAGCCTACCTCTTAGTCCCCGTGCCATTTTACTAGAGCCAGGGGATGTGATTTCCCTATCTTTACCAAACTATACAGAGGCTACGGCCTTGTTTAGGGTTGAGAATATTGCTTTTGGTCATGGCCTCGATCCTGTCGTAGATCTGCATCTTTATGAGGCTTCTGTTTACGGTGTCACCTCAGAGCAAGAACCCTATTCACCTAAGGTAGGTAAAGAATGGGAAATACCTGAGAGTGTGGATGATCTGTCAGCAGCCGCTTTCAAGGAAAGAAATTCTGATGGTACAGCTCTGTTCGGATTTGATCTGACATGGACGACCCCAAGTCTAACATCGGGTATTGATTTCATTGAAATCGCGTGGCGTGCCCATAGGACGGGTCAAGCACCAGAGGCGGAAGAGGAGGCCTATACTGAAACGCTGGTTATCCCAAAAGAGGTTTCAACGGCTAAAATTAAAGGCCTGAAGGATAATAGATCTTATGATATTAGGGTATCCTATCGGACCGCGTTGGGCCAAGTCTCAGAAATTTCATTCTTGACCGCTGCACTCCCTGATTACCCCACGACAGTCATTGCGGCTGATACTGAATCTGTCGCCGGTAGAGAGGCAGGGGACGTGGATAACGATGCCCAAATAGGAAGAGAATTATCAGAGCATAATACGACCAAACTAGACCCTTCTTCAGTTGAGGGTTTGGATATCGATGTGAGAACCCTCCAAGCCAGTGGAGGCGAGTTAATTGTTTCTGCCCAAGATTCTCTCCACGAAGGTGGGCAGATCAAATTGAAAGGTGCCAGTGTTTTTCCTGACTATTACGTTGATAATTATCTGGGCCACTGCCGAGTTGTTTGGCCTAGTGAAAATAAGGAAATCTTTCGATTTCACGTGGGTGGCGGATTTTGGTTTAGTAATAAAAAGGCCTTTGAGACCTATGATCAATGGCTGCGGATTAATTCAACATCCGGATTTTCTAGCGGTATTTATACGGGCACAAGTTTGATCAGAACGGACAATATGATCCAAGTTGGATCATGGGGCGCTGCTTTTTCTGTGAATAAATATGGTTCGGGTTTTTTTGCGAAAGAGGTGACAGTCGTCGAAGAAGTTAAAGCTGGAGAGGCATATCAGCTCTCGCTGGATACGAGGCCAGAGGATGTTACCCCTCTAACGAATGGGTTGGCACTAACCCTCAGGCTCGCCGGTTACCAAAAGACGGAAGCTGCTGTTATAGGCCTACCTTCCTATGGGTTTGATTATAGCGAAGTTAGGGCGATAGCCCCTAATTTATGCATGCGGGATTCTCGGGGACGCCACTATATTGCCTATCCCAAGGTTACGGTTCTCAACACTGAGGCGATAAAAAGCCTGCATTCAAGTTATCAAGATCTTCTAAGGCGAGTGTCGATCCTAGAAGAGCGCTTAAGTCACCGTCCCTACACTTAG
- a CDS encoding DUF3168 domain-containing protein, with protein MSPKILSAVHTSLYEKLMTSEALTTAGVRLYDYPPENAPLPYVCFEETGFRPVDTKSSSGMKITVTLAIWSENLGQLEVKEIMDSLREVLKESLIVPSEDGTEVSVSYYTVDSAKVTQLHQKNTILMKGTLIFSVTVHAVVGSHSLNFL; from the coding sequence ATGAGTCCCAAAATCCTCTCAGCTGTTCACACGTCCCTCTATGAAAAACTCATGACGTCTGAGGCCTTAACTACTGCAGGAGTGCGGCTTTATGATTACCCTCCTGAAAATGCGCCATTGCCCTATGTCTGTTTTGAAGAAACGGGTTTTAGACCTGTTGATACTAAATCCAGTTCCGGGATGAAAATTACAGTAACTTTAGCCATTTGGTCTGAGAATTTAGGCCAATTAGAAGTAAAAGAAATCATGGACTCTCTTAGGGAGGTTCTGAAGGAGAGTCTCATAGTACCCTCTGAAGATGGAACAGAAGTATCTGTATCTTATTATACGGTAGACAGCGCTAAGGTTACGCAACTGCACCAAAAAAATACCATTCTAATGAAGGGGACGCTGATATTTTCAGTGACAGTCCATGCTGTCGTAGGCTCCCACTCATTAAACTTTCTATGA
- a CDS encoding phage head closure protein: protein MMKPYFEKKSKIILGHMNKSIRLYRETHRTGRGGQILKTYAIIENVWAAVSSRYSSSVSRASTHWRESAVNFILYNSPTYRATKRIEWEDTLYTVYAFRDPDGDQRFLEVQTTALPETASLNGAEEEGV from the coding sequence ATGATGAAACCATACTTTGAAAAAAAATCTAAAATTATTCTTGGTCATATGAATAAATCTATACGTCTTTACCGAGAAACGCACCGTACAGGGAGAGGCGGTCAAATTCTCAAAACATATGCCATTATAGAAAATGTCTGGGCAGCTGTGAGCAGTCGGTATAGTTCCTCAGTTTCTCGTGCTTCAACTCACTGGCGAGAGAGTGCGGTAAATTTCATTCTCTACAATAGTCCTACATATAGGGCGACGAAACGGATTGAATGGGAAGATACGCTTTATACAGTGTATGCATTCAGGGATCCAGATGGGGATCAACGCTTCCTTGAAGTGCAAACGACAGCCCTACCAGAGACAGCGTCTTTGAACGGTGCAGAAGAGGAGGGAGTATGA
- a CDS encoding head-tail connector protein has protein sequence MKNELLHPPEDQALTLKAVQDHLRITHTGEDETLQRLIESVTSYFEQTYSLALIRQKWGLWLDHWPHQDKSPWWEGVSDGALRDVFDSNGGVKIPQRPLLEVSEVSILNSESDAEEWGRDYYRWSGGLEPRLILKEGLIWPAPKINTEGIYISYIVGFGDHSFDVPMLIRHGLLEMMTFLYSNRGGDLRNAEKASGAYSLWSPYRRVSL, from the coding sequence ATGAAAAATGAACTATTACATCCGCCCGAAGATCAAGCTTTAACTCTTAAGGCCGTTCAAGATCACCTCCGGATCACTCACACGGGAGAAGACGAAACCCTGCAGCGCTTAATTGAAAGTGTGACCAGTTATTTTGAGCAGACCTATTCTCTCGCGCTGATCCGGCAAAAGTGGGGTCTATGGCTCGATCACTGGCCTCACCAAGATAAAAGTCCGTGGTGGGAGGGGGTATCTGACGGGGCTCTCCGGGATGTTTTTGATAGTAATGGAGGGGTTAAAATACCGCAAAGACCCTTACTTGAGGTTTCTGAAGTGTCCATTCTAAATTCAGAATCAGATGCTGAAGAATGGGGCCGTGACTATTATCGATGGTCAGGGGGATTGGAACCAAGACTGATCCTTAAAGAAGGTCTGATCTGGCCAGCACCAAAAATTAACACAGAAGGCATATACATCAGCTATATTGTCGGTTTTGGAGATCATAGTTTCGATGTGCCTATGTTGATTAGGCACGGGCTTTTAGAAATGATGACGTTTCTGTATAGCAATCGCGGTGGTGACTTAAGAAATGCAGAAAAAGCCAGCGGAGCTTATAGTCTCTGGTCTCCCTATCGAAGGGTTTCCTTATGA